Genomic segment of bacterium:
GTCACACCCACACACCAAACATCGGCCTCCATCTCTTTCCAATAAACATTCTCTCAGCGTATGTTGGAGTGCTCTGCTGCTTGCTCTTGAATTACCAGTCATTCCATCAGATTGGCTTGGCAATGCACTGCCATTGTTCACAGCTTGAAAAGTCTGTACACGTTTAGGGGAGCCTGTAGGACTATTAGTGTCGGATGACACAAACAAGCGGTCTGCTGCTTCCACAATGGGCAACTGCTTGAGTTCATTGACTACATCGAGCAGCTGCTCGTCAGATATTACTTGCCGCTTTGCCTCCCAAAGAGCACAGCTAGGAAGGTTGTACAGTCGACTAATAGGGGTGTCAAATTTTATACTCAGTTCAGCTAGGAAGTTTTGCAGAGATTGAGATGGCTGATACACCACGACATGTCGAATGCCGGTCGCCCAGTGAGTCACCGTCAATACAACTTTCGATGGAGGAACGGCTGGACAAAAACAAAAGGAATCGTTAGCAGTGCATAAGAAAATTAAAAGGAACAGGTAAAGCTCTTTACCTGTCTCAGCCGCAATTGCAACTGCCCGCAGATTATTTTCTTTTTTGCGGAGTTCCGCGAGCTGCTCGTTAAAAGCCAATAGGAGTCGCTCCTCCCGCTCAGTAAAGGGCGTCCCACGCGCTCTCTGCGCATTCTTGACGTCCTGAATATCCGCCTCCACGGCGCGAATTTTTCTTTCGATGTCCTCCAACGTCTCCGCCATGGCGCCAAGAAGTGACCAAAGGCCTCGCTATTGTTGTTGTACGCGGGATGCCAATAAGTCAGTTAATGGAAAAAGCAAAAGGAAGTAACTTAGAGATGACATAAGTTTAACTACAGCATGAAGAGTTGGGATAGCAATGCCAGCAGTCAGTGCAATCGGACCCTACCTAACGTACCTACCTACCATTGCAGGACTCCTCCAACACAGCGCAAGGGCCACTCTGCTGGCGCAACTGCAGGCTGCAATGTGTTTGTTTGACCGTTACAGACGTTTTCCGCTCGGTT
This window contains:
- a CDS encoding HNH endonuclease — encoded protein: MAETLEDIERKIRAVEADIQDVKNAQRARGTPFTEREERLLLAFNEQLAELRKKENNLRAVAIAAETGKELYLFLLIFLCTANDSFCFCPAVPPSKVVLTVTHWATGIRHVVVYQPSQSLQNFLAELSIKFDTPISRLYNLPSCALWEAKRQVISDEQLLDVVNELKQLPIVEAADRLFVSSDTNSPTGSPKRVQTFQAVNNGSALPSQSDGMTGNSRASSRALQHTLRECLLERDGGRCLVCGCDEKRILQAAHVIGASEQIPLKQLANEFGLANKYELRVGLLLCSSCHIKFDNNLLGIDGDGNVYEKMGGEVKMVKCIFDGIDEDRRLHHYPSRNILEWKYKKFTDSVQPISRRKRARASAQERQPRKKKAT